In a single window of the Mus musculus strain C57BL/6J chromosome 6, GRCm38.p6 C57BL/6J genome:
- the Gpr85 gene encoding probable G-protein coupled receptor 85 isoform X1, giving the protein MANYSHAADNILQNLSPLTAFLKLTSLGFIIGVSVVGNLLISILLVKDKTLHRAPYYFLLDLCCSDILRSAICFPFVFNSVKNGSTWTYGTLTCKVIAFLGVLSCFHTAFMLFCISVTRYLAIAHHRFYTKRLTFWTCLAVICMVWTLSVAMAFPPVLDVGTYSFIREEDQCTFQHRSFRANDSLGFMLLLALILLATQLVYLKLIFFVHDRRKMKPVQFVAAVSQNWTFHGPGASGQAAANWLAGFGRGPTPPTLLGIRQNANTTGRRRLLVLDEFKMEKRISRMFYIMTFLFLTLWGPYLVACYWRVFARGPVVPGGFLTAAVWMSFAQAGINPFVCIFSNRELRRCFSTTLLYCRKSRLPREPYCVI; this is encoded by the coding sequence ATGGCGAACTATAGCCATGCAGCCGACAACATTTTGCAAAATCTCTCGCCTCTAACAGCCTTTCTGAAACTGACTTCCCTGGGTTTCATAATAGGAGTCAGCGTTGTGGGCAACCTTCTGATCTCCATTTTGCTAGTGAAAGATAAGACCTTGCATAGAGCTCCTTACTACTTCCTGCTGGATCTGTGCTGCTCAGACATCCTCAGATCTGCAATTTGTTTTCCATTTGTATTCAACTCTGTCAAAAATGGCTCCACCTGGACTTACGGGACTCTGACTTGCAAAGTGATTGCCTTCCTGGGGGTTTTGTCCTGTTTCCACACTGCCTTCATGCTCTTCTGCATCAGCGTCACCAGATACTTAGCCATCGCCCATCACCGCTTCTATACAAAGAGGCTGACCTTTTGGACGTGTTTGGCTGTGATCTGCATGGTGTGGACTCTGTCcgtggccatggcattccccccAGTTTTAGATGTAGGCACCTACTCCTTCATTAGGGAGGAGGATCAATGCACCTTCCAACACCGCTCCTTCAGGGCTAACGATTCCCTAGGATTTATGCTGCTCCTTGCTCTCATCCTCCTAGCCACACAGCTTGTCTACCTCAAGCTGATATTTTTTGTCCACGATCGAAGGAAAATGAAGCCAGTCCAGTTTGTAGCAGCAGTGAGTCAGAACTGGACCTTTCATGGCCCTGGAGCTAGCGGCCAGGCAGCTGCCAATTGGCTAGCAGGATTTGGAAGGGGTCCCACACCACCCACCTTGCTGGGCATCAGGCAAAATGCGAATACCACAGGCAGAAGGCGGCTATTGGTCTTGGATGAGttcaaaatggagaaaagaatcaGCAGAATGTTTTATATAATGACTTTCCTCTTCCTAACCTTGTGGGGTCCCTACCTGGTGGCCTGCTATTGGAGAGTTTTTGCACGAGGGCCTGTAGTACCAGGGGGATTTCTAACAGCCGCTGTCTGGATGAGTTTCGCCCAAGCAGGAATCAATCCCTTTGTCTGCATTTTCTCCAACAGGGAGCTGAGGCGCTGTTTCAGCACAACCCTTCTTTACTGCAGAAAATCCAGGTTACCAAGGGAACCTTACTGTGTTATATGA